Proteins from a genomic interval of bacterium:
- a CDS encoding WD40 repeat domain-containing protein, which translates to MRSRLGLWRALPLLALSLFLLASAPLWAAKDAVGDDLPAGALQRLGSLRLKYGGINDAQYLPDGRVLVLIGSTLDVLDMSTGLRQEQRKLPISAASLQVGSDGHTLLLAGGNATVCLYDFATGKELRSWPTGQVGLKFAQFSPDGTRVLTVGRMPPTLKEWDLATGKELVSLQGKQEYYDKAVYALGGKVAVAGGGYNLIDFWSLETGQLLKAVGTDYCIYDMVASADGTRVLAGQRSYGSEWDVATATQLKRYTGHHGGAVTGQCYGANPDEVITGSRDGSVRRWNRQEAKVLLRWFPHAAYAGKLRVSPDGKWVLSYTSGQYLTETDLQTGQPRLALERHSASVGTVAWTPDGKVISGSLDATSRLWDPTSGKCLAVMPAGIGASCVAASPDGKRLAIGGKDSVIRECDAAGKPLREIKGHRGYVRAVLYLPDGRLASCADDGSIRLWGEGPDPVATLEGHRGGVLALILADGKHLASAGRDGSVRVWEIASGKQLWSKVEHRGYVTCLAAGAQGSFYSSGRDGRILRWNVASGLQPGEMAGAAWTDALAVTPGGSGLWAGSSATSILAFDAAGKALPALAGHVGGINALAVSPDGKRLVSASADGTLLVWPTAPPAQ; encoded by the coding sequence ATGAGGTCCCGGCTCGGGCTCTGGCGAGCCCTCCCACTGCTGGCTCTGAGTCTCTTCTTGTTGGCGTCCGCGCCCCTGTGGGCAGCGAAGGATGCCGTCGGCGATGACCTGCCGGCCGGGGCGCTGCAGCGCCTGGGCAGCCTGCGCCTCAAGTACGGCGGGATCAATGACGCGCAGTACCTGCCCGACGGGCGGGTGCTCGTGTTGATCGGCAGCACCCTCGACGTCCTCGACATGTCCACCGGCCTGCGCCAGGAGCAGCGGAAGCTCCCGATCTCGGCCGCGTCGCTGCAGGTGGGGAGCGATGGCCACACGCTGCTGCTGGCGGGTGGCAACGCCACCGTCTGCCTGTACGACTTCGCGACGGGAAAGGAGTTGAGGAGCTGGCCGACCGGGCAGGTGGGCCTCAAGTTCGCCCAGTTCTCGCCCGACGGCACGCGCGTCCTCACGGTTGGTCGCATGCCTCCGACGCTCAAGGAGTGGGATCTCGCCACCGGCAAGGAGCTCGTGTCCCTCCAGGGCAAGCAGGAATACTACGACAAGGCAGTGTACGCCCTGGGCGGCAAAGTCGCGGTGGCCGGCGGGGGCTACAACCTCATTGACTTCTGGAGCCTGGAGACGGGCCAGTTGCTCAAGGCCGTGGGGACCGACTACTGCATCTACGACATGGTTGCCTCGGCCGACGGCACGCGAGTGCTCGCCGGGCAGCGCAGCTATGGCAGCGAGTGGGATGTCGCGACCGCCACGCAACTCAAGCGCTACACCGGACACCACGGCGGAGCTGTCACGGGCCAGTGCTATGGTGCCAACCCGGACGAGGTCATCACCGGCTCGCGCGACGGCTCCGTGCGGCGCTGGAACCGTCAGGAAGCCAAGGTGCTGCTGCGCTGGTTCCCGCATGCGGCCTACGCGGGGAAGCTCCGGGTGTCCCCCGACGGCAAGTGGGTGCTGTCGTACACATCGGGACAGTACCTGACTGAGACGGACCTGCAGACCGGGCAGCCGCGCCTGGCCCTCGAGCGCCACAGCGCCTCGGTCGGAACAGTGGCGTGGACGCCTGACGGCAAGGTCATCAGCGGCTCCCTCGACGCCACGTCGCGGCTGTGGGACCCAACCAGCGGCAAGTGCCTGGCCGTCATGCCCGCCGGCATCGGCGCATCCTGCGTGGCCGCCTCCCCGGACGGCAAGCGGCTGGCCATCGGGGGCAAGGACAGCGTGATCCGCGAGTGCGACGCAGCAGGGAAGCCCCTGCGGGAGATCAAGGGCCACCGCGGCTATGTACGGGCCGTCCTGTATCTGCCCGACGGGCGACTGGCAAGCTGCGCCGATGACGGCTCGATCCGCCTGTGGGGCGAAGGCCCCGATCCGGTGGCGACACTCGAAGGGCATCGCGGCGGTGTGCTGGCCCTGATCCTGGCCGATGGCAAGCACCTGGCCAGCGCCGGGCGCGATGGCAGCGTGCGGGTCTGGGAGATCGCCTCGGGCAAGCAGCTCTGGAGCAAGGTTGAGCATCGCGGCTATGTCACGTGCCTGGCTGCCGGCGCGCAGGGCAGCTTCTACAGCTCCGGACGCGATGGGCGCATCCTGCGCTGGAACGTGGCCTCCGGGCTGCAACCGGGCGAGATGGCCGGCGCCGCCTGGACGGACGCCCTGGCCGTGACCCCGGGCGGATCAGGCCTGTGGGCCGGAAGCAGCGCCACGAGCATCCTCGCCTTCGACGCCGCCGGCAAGGCCCTGCCGGCCCTGGCCGGGCATGTGGGTGGCATCAACGCCCTGGCCGTGTCGCCTGACGGCAAGCGCCTCGTCTCCGCCTCGGCCGACGGTACGCTCCTGGTGTGGCCGACCGCCCCGCCCGCGCAGTAG
- a CDS encoding WD40 repeat domain-containing protein has product MPWLLLCFLVSVVPAMAQETKDLHGEPLPTGAVQRLGTLAMRYGGVGGLAYLPDGRGVVLTGGRVDIWDLSRGTRQSSTVVSPAGLVSVQLRRDGAVLLLGDAAGTVCEWDPATLKELRSWDTGQKELRTACYSPDGKRVVTAANNPQGLKEWDLDSGRELIAIRSELICVRAGAIYGPEGTTAILGGGYDHNLERWDLTTGQLVRKWCGIYEAKHMALAPDQKSMTVGVEDRAVEWSLDTYQALRPYKHCPGEAARIFQVAYLPATDEVLCGGRDGTIHRWSRVSGERVFSWRPHQSVVAPFAVSPDEQWLLSYGTYQVAETNIRTGEPRLKCDRHIGGIEAVAFLPDGQRVVTGSSDETLRLWDAAAGKTLCLMPGATLGAYAVAVSPDGKRAAAGCKDGKLREFDLATGKPLGEYSGHLGYLRAVCYDGNGRLYSSADDGSIRVWEQGKPEAVAVLQGHRGGVLGLDVSAGGKQLASCGRDGTVRLWDVAAEGPAIGRPASRILSGPATTSHAGYVTAVRFTPDGKAVVSGGRDGHVLKWDVASGRKLLDIARGSWVNGLVCTPDGAQVLVGGSDGRVMAYNLQTGAAGVTRSHGSSVLGLALSPDGRWLLTGHQDTTALLWRVGAEGK; this is encoded by the coding sequence ATGCCCTGGCTGCTGCTGTGCTTCCTCGTATCGGTGGTGCCGGCCATGGCCCAGGAGACGAAGGACCTGCACGGCGAGCCACTCCCGACCGGCGCGGTCCAGCGGCTCGGTACCCTCGCGATGCGCTATGGCGGCGTGGGCGGTCTGGCGTACCTGCCCGATGGCCGGGGCGTCGTGCTGACCGGCGGCCGCGTGGACATCTGGGACCTGTCCCGGGGGACGCGGCAGTCCAGCACCGTGGTCTCACCGGCGGGCCTGGTCAGCGTGCAGCTCCGCCGCGACGGCGCGGTGCTGCTGCTGGGGGATGCCGCTGGCACGGTGTGCGAGTGGGACCCCGCGACGCTCAAAGAGTTGCGCTCCTGGGACACGGGCCAGAAGGAACTGCGCACCGCCTGCTACTCCCCCGATGGGAAGCGTGTCGTCACCGCCGCCAACAACCCGCAGGGCCTCAAGGAATGGGACCTGGACAGCGGGCGGGAACTGATCGCGATCCGGAGCGAACTGATCTGCGTCCGTGCCGGGGCCATCTACGGCCCGGAGGGGACGACGGCCATCCTGGGGGGCGGCTACGACCACAACCTCGAGCGCTGGGACCTCACGACCGGGCAGTTGGTCAGGAAGTGGTGTGGCATCTACGAGGCCAAGCACATGGCGCTCGCGCCCGACCAGAAGAGCATGACGGTCGGTGTCGAGGACCGTGCCGTGGAGTGGTCGCTGGACACCTACCAGGCGCTTCGCCCCTACAAGCACTGCCCGGGCGAAGCCGCCCGCATCTTCCAGGTCGCCTATCTCCCTGCCACTGATGAGGTGCTCTGCGGCGGGCGGGATGGCACCATCCATCGCTGGAGCCGCGTGTCCGGCGAACGTGTCTTCAGTTGGCGCCCCCACCAGTCCGTCGTGGCCCCCTTCGCCGTCTCCCCTGACGAGCAGTGGCTGCTCAGCTACGGCACCTACCAGGTCGCCGAGACCAACATCCGCACCGGCGAGCCGCGCCTGAAGTGTGACCGGCACATCGGCGGCATCGAGGCGGTTGCCTTCCTGCCCGACGGGCAGCGCGTCGTCACCGGCTCCAGTGATGAGACGCTGCGGCTGTGGGACGCCGCCGCCGGCAAGACGCTCTGCCTCATGCCGGGCGCGACGCTCGGCGCCTACGCCGTGGCCGTCTCCCCCGATGGCAAGCGCGCGGCCGCCGGCTGCAAGGACGGCAAGCTGCGCGAGTTCGACCTCGCGACCGGCAAGCCCCTCGGCGAGTACTCAGGACATCTCGGCTACCTCCGGGCAGTGTGCTACGACGGGAACGGGCGGCTGTACAGCAGCGCCGATGACGGCTCGATCCGCGTCTGGGAGCAGGGGAAGCCCGAGGCGGTGGCGGTGCTGCAGGGCCACCGGGGCGGCGTGCTCGGGCTCGACGTCTCTGCCGGTGGGAAGCAATTGGCCAGTTGCGGCCGCGACGGCACGGTGCGCCTGTGGGACGTGGCCGCCGAGGGACCGGCCATCGGCCGGCCCGCGAGCCGGATACTCTCCGGTCCCGCCACGACCAGCCACGCGGGTTACGTGACGGCCGTGCGCTTCACGCCGGACGGCAAGGCGGTTGTCTCCGGTGGCCGCGACGGACATGTGCTCAAGTGGGATGTGGCCTCGGGCCGAAAGCTGCTGGACATCGCCCGCGGATCGTGGGTCAACGGGCTCGTCTGCACGCCGGATGGGGCGCAGGTGCTCGTGGGGGGCAGTGACGGGCGCGTGATGGCCTACAACCTGCAGACTGGCGCCGCCGGCGTGACGCGCAGCCATGGCTCTTCAGTGCTCGGCCTGGCGCTGAGCCCGGATGGACGTTGGCTGCTGACGGGGCATCAGGACACGACTGCGCTATTGTGGCGCGTGGGCGCGGAAGGGAAGTGA
- a CDS encoding AraC family transcriptional regulator, which yields MTDADAAAPRPIPLPTSRRAGQVSFRFYWAHHFPAPPDWTVPSPVRRPYATLWLVLRGELQIQTPGGPRLAGPGTLVAWPPDSDRRAANHTAESVILYTAAFDLRVWGDVDFFRLYRVPTLHHAPDFAPLAQPFSALVDELSVSEGAVSLEAEGWARVLVGRWLGRLEAAGELRPAADADERLTAVLAAVEADLTAAWSLQRLADMMRLSKVRMREVFVRGVGLPPMRYIALRRLARARSLLADTELTCAEIAERCGFHDPGYFSRTFHRTVGMQPLAYRERARFRPEQE from the coding sequence ATGACCGACGCCGACGCTGCCGCACCCAGGCCGATCCCTCTACCCACCTCCCGCCGGGCCGGGCAGGTGTCCTTCCGCTTCTACTGGGCCCACCATTTCCCGGCCCCGCCGGACTGGACGGTGCCCTCGCCGGTGCGTCGGCCCTATGCGACACTGTGGCTGGTGCTCCGCGGGGAGTTGCAGATACAGACCCCCGGGGGCCCGCGCCTCGCCGGTCCGGGTACGCTCGTGGCCTGGCCGCCGGACTCGGACCGCCGGGCCGCGAACCATACCGCCGAGAGCGTCATCCTCTACACCGCCGCCTTCGACCTGCGCGTCTGGGGCGATGTGGACTTCTTCCGGCTCTACCGGGTGCCGACGCTCCACCATGCGCCCGACTTCGCCCCGCTGGCGCAGCCCTTCAGCGCGCTTGTGGACGAACTGTCCGTCTCGGAGGGCGCGGTGTCATTGGAAGCCGAGGGCTGGGCGCGGGTGCTGGTGGGGCGCTGGCTGGGGCGGCTGGAGGCGGCCGGGGAGCTGCGCCCTGCTGCGGACGCGGATGAGCGCCTGACGGCCGTGCTGGCGGCAGTCGAGGCCGACCTGACGGCCGCCTGGAGCCTGCAGCGCCTGGCGGATATGATGCGCCTGAGCAAGGTGCGGATGCGCGAGGTGTTCGTGCGCGGCGTCGGGCTGCCCCCGATGCGCTACATTGCCCTGCGCCGCCTCGCCCGGGCCCGCAGCCTGCTGGCCGATACCGAGTTGACCTGCGCCGAGATCGCGGAACGCTGCGGCTTCCACGATCCCGGCTACTTCAGTCGCACTTTCCACCGCACGGTCGGGATGCAGCCCCTCGCCTATCGCGAACGGGCGCGCTTCCGGCCCGAACAGGAGTGA
- a CDS encoding MFS transporter, which translates to MSALTDRLEALKWTGRALRYRNYRLFFMGQGISLIGTWMQRMALQWFVYNWTHSPWLLGALDFSSQIPAFLMAPWAGLLADRFSRHRLVVLTQVLAMVQAGTLAALVLTGTVQIWHLFALAMFLGCINGFDVPLRQSFVVQMVDDKADLGNAIALNSSVFNAARLVGPSVAGFMLEITSAGVCFLLNAVSYIAVVWALLVMRITRTVSAPARASGLQALREGLSYALGFRTIAYLLLNLSLVSIAGTPYMTLMPVFAKKVLHGGPQALGLLIAGVGVGAMVGAFFLASRRNAMGLPKLMAAAMALYSLSLLAFSHSRSLPVSVGIMLFTGLGMMLMMAGTNTLLQTLVAEDKRGRVMSLYAMAFMGSGPIGSLWAGAAATHIGAPLTLYFGSLACLVATAIFIRRLPITLREAAPALARQAAG; encoded by the coding sequence ATGAGTGCCCTCACCGATCGCCTGGAAGCGCTGAAGTGGACCGGCCGCGCACTGCGCTACCGCAACTACCGCCTGTTCTTCATGGGTCAGGGCATTTCGCTCATTGGCACCTGGATGCAGCGCATGGCGCTGCAGTGGTTCGTGTACAACTGGACCCACTCGCCGTGGCTGCTGGGGGCGCTGGATTTCTCCAGCCAGATACCGGCGTTCCTGATGGCGCCGTGGGCCGGCCTGCTGGCCGACCGCTTCAGCCGCCACCGGCTGGTGGTCCTCACCCAGGTGCTGGCCATGGTGCAGGCGGGGACGTTGGCCGCGTTGGTGCTCACCGGCACGGTGCAGATCTGGCACCTGTTCGCCCTGGCCATGTTCCTGGGCTGCATCAACGGCTTCGATGTGCCCCTGCGCCAGAGCTTCGTGGTGCAGATGGTGGACGACAAGGCTGACTTGGGTAACGCCATCGCCCTGAACTCCAGCGTCTTCAACGCGGCGCGCCTGGTGGGCCCGTCGGTCGCCGGTTTCATGTTGGAGATCACCAGCGCCGGCGTCTGCTTCCTGCTGAACGCGGTCAGCTACATTGCGGTCGTCTGGGCACTGCTGGTGATGAGGATCACCCGAACAGTGTCGGCGCCGGCCCGCGCCAGCGGCTTGCAGGCGCTGCGTGAGGGCCTCAGCTACGCCCTGGGCTTCCGCACCATCGCCTACCTCCTGCTCAACCTGAGCCTGGTCAGCATCGCGGGCACGCCCTACATGACGCTGATGCCCGTGTTCGCCAAGAAGGTGCTGCACGGGGGACCGCAGGCTCTCGGGCTGCTGATCGCCGGCGTAGGTGTGGGCGCGATGGTGGGCGCGTTCTTCCTGGCCTCGCGGCGCAACGCGATGGGCCTGCCGAAGCTGATGGCCGCGGCCATGGCGCTGTACTCACTCAGTCTGCTGGCCTTCTCGCACTCACGCTCGCTCCCGGTGTCGGTGGGGATCATGCTGTTCACGGGGCTGGGGATGATGCTGATGATGGCAGGGACCAACACGCTGCTGCAGACGCTGGTGGCCGAGGACAAGCGGGGGCGTGTGATGTCGCTGTACGCGATGGCCTTCATGGGGTCCGGCCCGATTGGGAGCCTGTGGGCGGGGGCTGCCGCCACCCACATCGGCGCGCCGCTGACGCTGTATTTCGGCAGCCTGGCCTGCCTGGTCGCCACGGCGATCTTCATCCGGCGGCTGCCGATCACGCTGCGCGAGGCCGCCCCGGCCCTGGCCCGGCAGGCGGCGGGATAG
- a CDS encoding right-handed parallel beta-helix repeat-containing protein has protein sequence MTGRLLLMLVPLLLCAGAQAQEQETFGCEANPTGDPIGGGPGYRDIKASGDLTVKTRQELLDALKQAKAGQTIFLPDGVEIDMTGANAIDLPPGITLAGTRGLNGSLGARLFTTLRTTSPLFRTTGDNTRITGLRIEGPYAGPEKIATFSYGLSMYHHNSEVDNCEIYNWNCVGIGARGGGDVRIHHNYIHHCQQSGYGYGVSTGGCNCFIIANKFDWCRHDIASSGSPGDSYEAAWNWVGEHATSHRFDMHGGRDRGDGTDIAGDWIHIHHNTFLDTKRAAVVIRGVPSQGADIHHNWFAQPTAAEAAKSPGNTRVHHNICGPEKKLEE, from the coding sequence ATGACAGGCAGGCTGCTGCTCATGTTGGTACCGCTGCTGCTGTGCGCGGGCGCACAGGCCCAGGAGCAAGAGACCTTTGGCTGCGAGGCCAACCCGACCGGCGACCCCATCGGTGGCGGGCCGGGCTACCGGGACATCAAGGCCAGCGGCGACTTGACCGTGAAGACGCGGCAGGAGTTGCTGGACGCCCTCAAGCAGGCCAAGGCCGGGCAGACGATCTTCCTTCCTGACGGCGTCGAGATAGACATGACCGGCGCCAACGCCATTGACCTGCCGCCGGGGATCACGCTGGCCGGGACGCGGGGCCTCAACGGCTCGCTCGGGGCCCGGCTGTTCACCACGCTGCGCACCACCTCCCCGCTCTTCCGCACCACCGGCGACAACACCCGCATCACGGGCCTGCGGATCGAGGGGCCCTACGCCGGGCCCGAGAAGATCGCGACCTTCTCCTATGGCCTGAGCATGTACCACCACAACAGCGAAGTAGACAACTGCGAGATCTACAACTGGAACTGTGTGGGCATCGGGGCGCGGGGTGGGGGAGATGTGCGCATCCATCACAACTACATCCACCACTGCCAGCAATCCGGCTATGGCTACGGGGTGTCCACCGGGGGCTGCAACTGCTTCATCATCGCCAACAAGTTCGACTGGTGCCGCCACGACATCGCCTCCAGCGGCTCGCCCGGCGACAGCTACGAGGCGGCCTGGAACTGGGTGGGCGAGCACGCCACCAGCCATCGCTTCGACATGCACGGGGGCCGCGACCGGGGCGATGGCACCGACATCGCGGGCGACTGGATCCACATCCACCACAACACCTTCCTGGACACCAAGCGCGCGGCGGTGGTCATCCGGGGCGTGCCGAGTCAGGGCGCCGATATCCACCACAACTGGTTCGCCCAGCCCACGGCCGCCGAAGCCGCCAAGTCCCCCGGCAACACGCGCGTCCATCACAACATCTGCGGCCCCGAGAAGAAGCTGGAGGAGTAA
- a CDS encoding glycoside hydrolase family 95 protein — translation MSQPVSFLSTRLEFEFPATNTHHGIPLGDGTFGALIWGEDADIRITVNRQDYWDHRGGMDFHEEATYANLKRWLEAGDEESLRKAFEDTRTDEHTPARPTRLPMGRIDLHIADPFRIEGGGLDMARGEAVVEFAPGGVLRAVMSSPRGASEGQPVLVMGLRGTEAQITPRPVYHEAVLQHYRQYGFPEAQVFDEEVVAGVTGRFAGWVQECPGEPAMCVGCLSVQAPGKTDIYVCAVYGGLEARTTGEEAKAAARTLLIEASRLGYDKTAQREAEWWRDYWKQCPRITLPDRDRELLYYLGMYKLPGLSSPGGPAATLQGPWVEEYVMPPWSSDYHFNINVQECYWPAYGGNQLQALQPLVQMIQSWLPQLRANARAFVGLDDGLQLPHAVDDRCRCMGGFWTGSIDHGSTAWTGQLFWQLYRYSMDEQFLREVAYPFLKGAMRVYEAMLEEQDGKFVLPVSVSPEYGGSGMSAWGRNASFQLANIHFLCNALSEASVLLGVDETDRRRWQDISARLPLAATDPSGGQIWLWEGQPLAESHRHQSHLAGLHPFDIFDLDDPQQQALLNASFDHLTRMGMGLWSGWCFPWVSILFSRLGRGDMADLVLGLFRRLFLNRGYASTHDAVFRGFTLMAGRPLIMQIEATMAAATAVMEMLAHTRRGVLHVFAGVPHHWLNASFEGIRVEGAFLVSAWRDNRETKRVEVASEAAATLRLANPFGGAVRVRRADGRAEVMEGDVLDIPTEAGEKLILTPSPAEERPA, via the coding sequence ATGTCCCAGCCCGTCAGCTTCCTGAGCACCCGCCTCGAGTTCGAGTTCCCCGCCACCAACACGCATCACGGCATTCCGCTCGGCGATGGGACCTTTGGAGCCCTCATCTGGGGCGAGGACGCGGACATCCGCATCACGGTCAACCGACAGGACTACTGGGACCATCGCGGGGGCATGGATTTCCACGAGGAAGCGACCTACGCAAACCTGAAGCGCTGGCTGGAGGCGGGTGACGAGGAGAGCCTCCGGAAGGCCTTCGAGGACACGCGGACCGACGAGCATACGCCGGCCCGTCCCACGCGCCTGCCCATGGGGCGGATTGACCTGCACATCGCCGACCCCTTCCGCATTGAGGGCGGGGGCCTGGACATGGCCCGCGGCGAAGCCGTCGTCGAGTTCGCGCCCGGCGGCGTGCTGCGCGCGGTCATGTCCAGTCCACGGGGGGCCTCCGAGGGGCAGCCCGTGCTGGTCATGGGCCTGCGCGGGACGGAGGCGCAGATCACCCCCAGGCCGGTCTACCACGAGGCGGTTCTGCAGCACTACCGCCAGTACGGGTTCCCCGAGGCCCAGGTGTTCGACGAGGAGGTCGTCGCCGGGGTGACCGGGCGCTTTGCCGGCTGGGTGCAGGAATGCCCCGGCGAGCCGGCGATGTGCGTGGGCTGCCTGAGTGTCCAGGCTCCCGGGAAGACGGATATCTACGTCTGTGCCGTCTACGGCGGGCTGGAAGCCCGCACTACTGGTGAGGAGGCCAAGGCTGCAGCGCGGACGCTGCTCATCGAGGCCAGTCGGCTGGGCTATGACAAGACGGCCCAGCGTGAGGCCGAGTGGTGGCGGGACTACTGGAAGCAGTGCCCGCGGATCACGCTGCCGGACCGCGACCGCGAACTGCTGTACTACCTGGGCATGTACAAGCTGCCGGGGTTGTCATCGCCGGGCGGGCCGGCCGCGACGCTGCAGGGGCCGTGGGTCGAGGAGTATGTCATGCCCCCGTGGTCGAGCGACTACCACTTCAACATCAATGTCCAGGAGTGCTACTGGCCCGCGTACGGGGGCAACCAACTGCAGGCGCTGCAGCCGCTGGTGCAGATGATCCAGTCCTGGCTGCCCCAACTGCGGGCCAACGCAAGGGCCTTCGTGGGCCTCGACGACGGCCTGCAGCTTCCGCACGCCGTGGACGACCGCTGCCGCTGCATGGGGGGCTTCTGGACCGGCTCCATTGACCACGGCTCCACCGCCTGGACGGGGCAGCTCTTCTGGCAGCTCTACCGCTACAGCATGGACGAGCAGTTTCTGCGCGAAGTCGCCTACCCGTTCCTCAAGGGCGCCATGCGCGTGTACGAGGCCATGCTGGAGGAGCAGGACGGGAAGTTCGTGCTGCCGGTGAGCGTCTCGCCCGAATACGGCGGCTCGGGCATGAGCGCCTGGGGGCGCAACGCCAGCTTCCAACTGGCCAACATCCACTTCCTGTGCAACGCCCTGTCCGAAGCCTCGGTCCTGCTCGGCGTGGACGAGACGGACCGTCGGCGCTGGCAGGACATCTCGGCCCGCCTGCCGCTGGCGGCGACGGACCCCTCGGGCGGGCAGATCTGGCTGTGGGAGGGCCAGCCGCTGGCCGAGAGCCACCGCCACCAGTCTCACCTGGCGGGCCTGCATCCCTTCGACATCTTCGACCTGGACGACCCGCAGCAGCAGGCCCTGCTCAACGCCTCCTTCGACCACCTCACCCGCATGGGCATGGGGCTGTGGAGCGGCTGGTGCTTCCCGTGGGTGAGCATCCTCTTCAGCCGCCTGGGCCGGGGCGACATGGCCGACCTCGTCCTGGGGCTGTTCCGGCGGCTGTTCCTCAACCGGGGCTACGCCAGCACCCATGACGCGGTCTTCCGGGGCTTCACGCTCATGGCGGGCCGCCCGCTCATCATGCAGATCGAGGCCACCATGGCCGCGGCGACGGCGGTCATGGAGATGCTGGCGCACACCCGCCGGGGCGTGCTGCACGTCTTCGCAGGCGTGCCGCACCACTGGCTGAACGCCTCGTTCGAGGGGATCCGCGTCGAGGGGGCGTTCCTGGTGTCGGCGTGGCGCGACAACCGGGAGACGAAGCGCGTGGAGGTGGCCAGCGAGGCCGCGGCGACGCTGCGGCTGGCGAACCCCTTCGGGGGGGCGGTGCGCGTGCGGCGTGCTGACGGCCGGGCTGAGGTCATGGAGGGGGACGTGCTCGACATCCCCACGGAAGCCGGCGAGAAGCTGATCCTCACCCCGAGCCCGGCGGAGGAGCGACCGGCGTAG